From Selenomonas ruminantium AC2024, a single genomic window includes:
- a CDS encoding DUF3153 domain-containing protein, whose protein sequence is MTKKKNTLFLTLCLILVTMLTSGCFQVKADIEIHEDGSVILNRTMVGNEFLQDEIEQAKKDVTKNSPDAKVDSVSNGNLKGFHAETNYKDIRTMAKDVNLFDAHKGLNNGIQMKKGLLFDSYSLDLIFENNNDNKDIKDLPQEQQTLAKSMLSDMKFDFTLKLPYPSGNTNATKVTNEGKELYWDLSAALIGNETSTVKADFRIWHKDRVIGLAVVALVLLLAMFNFMAKANKNKQNSSVSANAKNLAILCGMLLLILAGGTYYLIEEQPHYTEQDIISDTKDKLNSPKKNKASDKVSEKTTKPADTKIANTNAASSAQMLDISTKPATETALGPVDLCLSFDQLQGRLGKEEKPSKLDDSGFTHYYYPDWEIIVANGHVESLYSNSSRVQTKRGLRQGDSVQEILQAYGDPYGKTEYNGSTLYEYQFRSINNDNCLLRFAVKNGVIDYIGSRIIR, encoded by the coding sequence TTGACCAAGAAAAAAAATACACTCTTCCTTACCCTCTGCCTAATCTTAGTGACAATGCTAACCAGCGGTTGCTTTCAAGTAAAAGCAGACATTGAAATTCACGAAGATGGCAGTGTTATACTGAATCGCACCATGGTTGGTAACGAGTTTTTGCAAGATGAAATTGAACAAGCTAAAAAAGACGTCACCAAGAACTCCCCCGATGCCAAGGTAGACAGCGTATCTAATGGCAATCTGAAAGGATTCCATGCGGAAACGAATTATAAGGATATCCGCACCATGGCTAAGGATGTCAATTTATTCGATGCACACAAGGGACTAAATAATGGCATACAAATGAAAAAAGGGCTGTTGTTCGACTCTTATTCCTTGGATTTAATCTTTGAAAACAATAATGACAACAAAGACATCAAAGATTTACCTCAAGAACAACAAACCCTGGCTAAGTCAATGCTTTCTGATATGAAATTTGACTTCACTTTAAAGTTGCCTTATCCCTCCGGCAACACTAATGCCACCAAAGTCACCAATGAAGGTAAAGAACTTTACTGGGATCTTTCCGCTGCCTTAATTGGTAATGAAACCTCCACTGTTAAAGCAGATTTTAGAATTTGGCATAAAGACCGTGTCATCGGGCTTGCTGTAGTAGCACTTGTGCTTTTATTAGCAATGTTTAATTTTATGGCCAAAGCAAATAAAAATAAGCAAAACAGTTCCGTATCTGCCAACGCCAAAAATCTTGCCATTCTCTGTGGAATGCTTTTACTAATTTTAGCTGGTGGTACTTACTACCTAATTGAAGAACAGCCCCACTATACTGAACAAGATATAATATCTGATACTAAAGATAAGCTCAATTCTCCTAAGAAAAATAAAGCCAGCGATAAGGTAAGTGAAAAAACCACCAAACCAGCAGATACCAAAATCGCCAATACTAATGCTGCTTCTTCAGCTCAAATGCTGGATATCTCAACAAAACCAGCCACGGAAACAGCTTTAGGACCAGTTGATTTATGTTTGTCCTTCGATCAATTACAGGGACGTCTAGGTAAGGAAGAAAAGCCGTCTAAACTAGATGATTCTGGCTTTACTCACTATTACTACCCAGATTGGGAAATTATTGTAGCCAATGGCCATGTGGAAAGTCTCTATTCCAATAGCAGCCGCGTACAAACAAAACGTGGTTTACGACAAGGAGACAGCGTTCAGGAGATATTACAAGCCTATGGCGATCCCTATGGAAAAACAGAATACAATGGCTCTACATTGTATGAATATCAATTTCGCTCCATTAACAACGACAATTGCTTATTGCGCTTTGCCGTAAAAAATGGCGTTATAGATTATATCGGCTCGCGAATTATCAGATGA
- a CDS encoding zinc-ribbon domain-containing protein — translation MKKCNNCGQNLPDNVLFCPECGTKLEAQLPTPPTTPNTTPPQPPPADTAPPQPQVAQPQVAQTQVTRPQGTQSQAGTISPDVLGKTAYAGAVLVILSPFLPMISVLGGLGSFSISEISGLVTVAIALFAVIALYFHAQGQVDIMPVIGTGLLLLLAVGFLEYHSTMDEVSQLLGSTGKAAAKAAFSFSAGFYAFTGGSILMCIGGSGCLAHKLGVSPDFSGILKGWKEALQRTIVLGSLQLPGWIFSIIVTGILGLLIKNIKL, via the coding sequence ATGAAAAAATGTAATAACTGCGGTCAAAACCTGCCCGATAATGTTTTATTCTGCCCAGAATGCGGAACTAAACTGGAAGCCCAACTACCTACGCCCCCTACAACGCCAAACACTACGCCCCCCCAGCCGCCACCAGCTGACACCGCGCCTCCTCAACCTCAAGTAGCACAGCCTCAAGTGGCACAAACTCAAGTAACACGACCTCAAGGAACACAATCTCAAGCTGGCACTATTAGTCCTGATGTTTTAGGGAAAACTGCTTATGCTGGTGCTGTTTTGGTAATCCTGTCACCCTTTTTACCCATGATAAGTGTTTTAGGTGGACTTGGTTCTTTTTCCATCTCTGAAATCAGCGGACTTGTTACAGTTGCCATCGCCCTCTTTGCTGTAATCGCCCTTTATTTTCATGCCCAAGGGCAGGTCGATATAATGCCAGTTATCGGTACAGGCTTACTGCTCTTATTAGCAGTAGGATTTTTAGAATATCATTCTACCATGGATGAAGTATCACAACTTTTAGGCAGTACAGGTAAGGCTGCAGCCAAAGCCGCCTTCAGCTTTTCAGCAGGTTTCTATGCTTTTACCGGTGGTAGCATTTTAATGTGTATCGGTGGCAGCGGTTGTCTTGCGCATAAACTAGGCGTATCTCCAGATTTTTCTGGTATCCTAAAAGGTTGGAAAGAAGCCTTGCAGCGCACAATTGTTTTAGGTTCACTACAGTTACCTGGTTGGATTTTTTCCATTATTGTTACAGGTATATTAGGATTGCTTATAAAGAATATTAAGCTTTAA
- a CDS encoding zinc ribbon domain-containing protein, with product MSELQDNNRTWLCSCGHENNSKFCTICGQARPQITPPANDSSITDNDDSWTCNCGQTNAGKFCTICGAPRPQAPVTEVPTVVKPIQPNISKNDKAMPSPKKSNSPKIHISPKIMIGLGIVLIITLGVTGGVLAKYYFGVEATSTDISFTGKTKDKDSVSSTEFWANAESDLSIEGVELGNKLEHVHELLGTENNITKKVGGQLYSFADVDVFFNNDVAIEVISKSPDARTKRGIHQGTTEDEVLQNYGQEYQKVSVVDGIAYDYTLKTADDKTGVLRFVISNGKVKYMRTWLNAPANTSQNTNQSGNAAIKVMQNYHQAITNRQYQQAYNMLTKREQNQMGIYDNFVKGFANTIYSSVTDLKITSSSPNRVVLSYKLTAKDRVAGGKVMVQTFAGTATLILQGNTWLIDEKSSKKTGSRME from the coding sequence ATGAGCGAACTACAAGATAACAATAGAACTTGGCTCTGCAGCTGTGGCCACGAAAACAACAGTAAATTTTGCACTATTTGCGGACAAGCGCGGCCTCAAATAACGCCACCAGCAAATGATAGTTCTATAACCGATAATGATGATAGTTGGACATGCAATTGCGGGCAAACCAATGCAGGAAAATTCTGCACAATATGTGGGGCACCTCGCCCCCAAGCTCCTGTAACAGAAGTGCCCACTGTAGTTAAGCCTATACAACCAAATATTTCTAAAAATGATAAAGCAATGCCCTCTCCAAAAAAATCAAACTCTCCTAAAATACACATATCGCCTAAGATAATGATTGGTTTAGGTATAGTCCTAATTATAACCTTAGGCGTAACTGGCGGCGTATTAGCTAAATACTATTTCGGGGTAGAAGCAACATCTACAGATATTTCCTTTACAGGTAAAACCAAAGATAAAGATTCAGTATCCTCTACAGAATTTTGGGCAAACGCTGAGTCAGATTTGTCAATTGAAGGTGTTGAGCTGGGCAATAAATTAGAACATGTTCATGAGTTATTAGGAACAGAGAACAATATAACCAAAAAAGTTGGCGGCCAACTCTATTCATTCGCAGATGTAGATGTATTTTTCAATAACGATGTTGCTATAGAAGTAATTTCTAAATCCCCAGATGCTCGAACAAAGCGAGGAATACATCAAGGCACTACGGAAGATGAAGTCTTACAAAATTATGGCCAAGAATATCAGAAAGTATCCGTAGTCGATGGTATTGCATATGATTATACTCTTAAAACTGCTGATGATAAAACTGGCGTTCTACGTTTTGTAATTAGTAACGGCAAAGTAAAATACATGCGAACATGGCTAAACGCCCCTGCAAACACTTCCCAAAACACAAATCAATCAGGTAATGCGGCTATAAAAGTTATGCAGAATTATCATCAGGCTATCACCAATCGTCAATATCAGCAAGCATATAATATGCTTACCAAGCGCGAACAAAATCAAATGGGTATTTATGACAACTTTGTCAAAGGCTTTGCCAACACCATATATAGTAGTGTTACAGATCTAAAAATCACTTCTTCTAGTCCTAATCGCGTTGTCCTAAGTTATAAATTAACAGCTAAAGATAGAGTTGCTGGTGGTAAAGTTATGGTTCAAACTTTCGCAGGGACAGCTACTCTGATTTTACAAGGTAACACTTGGCTAATTGACGAAAAATCATCTAAAAAGACCGGTTCACGAATGGAATAA
- a CDS encoding PrsW family glutamic-type intramembrane protease, with protein MSLHLNFCPHCGNKLPDTKGIFCPECGHKLELTQTSPVSQIEMTAPTTDLSSQTTLPNADLGAQAKQGFNSIVKHVNAMTGGTGNVDLNLKDLVISVGKKHTTEEAEELFSCGTVKTTPPEEEISSAWPRPWLYSRVFMVLAATFIGLLFMAKHFHNANAIPGIIFIGALVVPFSAVIFFFEVNAPRNISIFEVTKIFFIGGVASLLTTCILYEVADIRTWTITSAMMVGIVEELGKIIVVAYYLNSVKKKYILNGLLIGAAVGAGFAVFETAGYAMRSDDITEIIYLRGILALGGHVAWTGLAGAAMAMVKKEDLIDSEIILHPKFLQFLVVVIIMHGMWDMPVEISSTLPIMQIFLTIAVWLFLLIMINAGLRQISERE; from the coding sequence ATGTCATTACATCTTAATTTCTGCCCACATTGCGGAAATAAACTGCCTGACACCAAAGGAATATTTTGTCCAGAATGTGGTCACAAGCTCGAGCTGACGCAAACTTCACCGGTATCACAAATTGAAATGACCGCTCCTACCACAGACCTATCTTCTCAAACCACTCTGCCTAATGCTGATTTGGGAGCACAAGCAAAACAAGGCTTCAATAGTATTGTGAAACATGTAAACGCCATGACCGGCGGTACCGGAAATGTCGATTTAAACTTGAAAGACCTTGTCATAAGTGTTGGAAAAAAACACACTACCGAAGAGGCTGAGGAATTATTCAGCTGTGGAACAGTCAAAACTACACCTCCAGAGGAGGAAATATCTAGTGCCTGGCCACGACCATGGCTTTATTCCAGAGTTTTTATGGTACTTGCAGCTACATTTATCGGTTTGTTGTTTATGGCAAAACATTTCCACAACGCTAATGCCATTCCCGGCATAATCTTTATTGGTGCGCTAGTAGTTCCCTTTTCTGCTGTCATATTTTTCTTTGAAGTCAACGCGCCACGTAATATTAGCATATTCGAAGTTACAAAAATATTTTTCATTGGTGGCGTAGCCTCACTCCTTACTACTTGCATATTATATGAGGTAGCAGATATCAGAACCTGGACCATTACCAGTGCCATGATGGTCGGTATAGTTGAAGAACTGGGAAAAATAATTGTAGTTGCCTACTACCTGAACTCCGTTAAGAAAAAATACATTCTTAATGGACTATTGATTGGTGCAGCCGTTGGCGCAGGTTTTGCGGTTTTTGAAACAGCCGGTTACGCTATGCGCAGTGACGATATAACAGAGATAATTTATTTACGTGGCATACTGGCCTTAGGTGGTCATGTCGCTTGGACCGGATTAGCCGGTGCAGCCATGGCTATGGTGAAAAAAGAGGACCTTATTGATTCTGAGATAATACTTCATCCCAAATTTTTACAGTTTTTAGTCGTGGTCATAATCATGCACGGCATGTGGGATATGCCCGTTGAAATTTCCTCTACACTGCCTATAATGCAAATCTTCCTCACCATAGCTGTATGGCTTTTCTTATTAATCATGATCAATGCCGGTTTACGTCAAATCTCTGAAAGGGAATAA